The following are encoded in a window of Arvicanthis niloticus isolate mArvNil1 chromosome 1, mArvNil1.pat.X, whole genome shotgun sequence genomic DNA:
- the Ctsc gene encoding dipeptidyl peptidase 1 isoform X2, which produces MGPWTHSLCAALLLVLLGVCTVRSDTPANCTYPDLLGTWVFQVGPTRSRSDINCSVMEPTEKKVAIHLKKLDTAYDDLGNSGHFTLIYNQGFEIVLNDYKWFAFFKDVTDFISQLFMQLGTVGMYELPHLRNKLAIK; this is translated from the exons ATGGGTCCCTGGACCCACTCCTTGTGCGCCGCCCTGCTGCTGGTGCTTTTGGGAGTCTGCACCGTGCGCTCTGACACTCCTGCCAACTGCACCTACCCCGACTTACTGGGCACCTGGGTTTTCCAGGTGGGCCCTACACGTTCCCGAAGCGACATTAACTGCTCGGTGATGG aacCAACAGAAAAAAAGGTAGCAATACACCTTAAGAAGTTGGACACTGCCTATGATGACCTGGGCAATTCTGGTCATTTCACCCTCATTTACAACCAAGGCTTCGAGATTGTGTTGAATGACTACAAATGGTTTGCATTTTTCAAG GATGTGACTGATTTTATCAGTCAGTTGTTCATGCAACTGGGAACTGTGGGAATGTATGAGTTGCCACATCTGAGGAACAAACTGG ctATTAAATAA